The Borrelia hispanica CRI genome has a window encoding:
- a CDS encoding adenine phosphoribosyltransferase: MIDKMGYYDKFIMKVPNFPKEGILFYDITNVLLQTEAYKSLMEDAHAFYSSKKIDCIAAIESRGYLIGAPLALKMNLPLLLIRKGGKLPRQVLREEYELEYGFGSIEIHKDDVKQHTNILLVDDILATGGTLRAAAGLLERAGGVISDIFCFIELVSIRGRDILGEYNVNSLVRYP, translated from the coding sequence ATGATAGATAAAATGGGATATTATGATAAATTTATCATGAAAGTGCCTAACTTTCCAAAAGAGGGTATACTTTTTTATGATATTACAAATGTTTTGCTTCAAACAGAAGCTTATAAGTCTTTAATGGAAGATGCACATGCCTTTTATTCGTCAAAAAAAATTGATTGCATTGCTGCTATTGAATCAAGAGGGTATTTAATAGGTGCTCCTTTGGCTTTAAAGATGAATTTGCCTCTTTTGTTGATTCGTAAAGGAGGGAAGCTTCCACGTCAAGTCTTACGAGAGGAGTATGAACTTGAGTATGGATTTGGCAGTATTGAAATACATAAGGATGATGTTAAACAACACACAAATATTTTGTTGGTTGATGATATTTTAGCTACTGGAGGTACTCTAAGAGCAGCTGCTGGATTGCTTGAGAGAGCGGGTGGAGTGATATCGGATATATTTTGTTTTATTGAGCTTGTATCAATAAGAGGGAGAGATATTTTGGGAGAGTATAATGTAAATTCTCTTGTTAGATATCCCTAG
- the rplU gene encoding 50S ribosomal protein L21: protein MYALVEIKGKQYKAVKGEMLRVDRIVANSGDKLDFNSVMLVKKDEDVKIGKPYVLGSCVKCTYLEDKKDKKVVSYRYRRRKESERKVGHRQSYSYILVDDIIC from the coding sequence ATGTATGCGTTAGTAGAGATAAAAGGTAAACAATACAAAGCTGTGAAGGGAGAAATGTTAAGAGTAGATAGAATTGTAGCAAATAGTGGTGATAAATTGGACTTCAATAGTGTAATGCTTGTAAAGAAAGATGAAGATGTAAAAATAGGCAAGCCTTATGTTTTAGGTTCTTGTGTAAAATGTACTTATTTAGAAGATAAGAAAGATAAAAAAGTTGTTTCTTATAGATATAGAAGAAGAAAGGAAAGCGAACGAAAGGTTGGGCATCGTCAATCTTATTCTTATATTTTAGTTGATGATATAATTTGTTAA
- a CDS encoding ribosomal-processing cysteine protease Prp, giving the protein MINVLIRTHNDIIIYILANGHARSNGYINIVCSSFSFILRTFLSILDYEREDFAVDHSLKGYLEFRASFEALNKESLFYHSKFLIHGIKDLCFEYPYDIKLILEEISGNK; this is encoded by the coding sequence GTGATTAATGTTTTGATAAGAACCCATAATGATATAATTATTTATATTTTAGCTAATGGACATGCTAGGAGTAATGGTTATATTAATATAGTTTGTTCCTCTTTTTCTTTTATTTTAAGAACTTTTTTGAGTATTCTTGATTATGAGAGAGAGGATTTTGCTGTGGATCATTCTTTAAAAGGTTATTTAGAATTTCGAGCTTCTTTTGAAGCTTTGAATAAGGAGAGTCTTTTTTATCATAGTAAATTTTTGATACACGGTATAAAGGATTTGTGTTTTGAATATCCTTATGATATTAAATTAATTTTGGAGGAAATTAGTGGCAACAAGTAA
- the rpmA gene encoding 50S ribosomal protein L27, translating into MATSKSGGSSKNGRDSISKRLGVKRSGGQFVRAGEIIIRQRGTKFHKGKNSGIGRDHTIFALKDGIVEFKTSKGRKYINII; encoded by the coding sequence GTGGCAACAAGTAAAAGTGGTGGTAGTTCTAAGAATGGAAGAGATTCTATATCTAAAAGGCTTGGCGTTAAGAGAAGTGGTGGACAATTTGTAAGAGCGGGGGAAATAATTATAAGGCAAAGAGGTACAAAATTTCATAAAGGTAAGAATTCTGGGATTGGTAGAGATCATACAATATTTGCTTTAAAGGATGGTATAGTAGAATTTAAAACTTCTAAAGGTCGAAAATATATAAATATTATTTAA